One Ahaetulla prasina isolate Xishuangbanna chromosome 10, ASM2864084v1, whole genome shotgun sequence genomic region harbors:
- the LOC131204537 gene encoding phospholipase A2 inhibitor LNF1-like yields MQLLLGLFVFSVLLTAGNSLSCELCSSQGLDCSGSKQECAFDNPVCMKLTTEISVGLEKVQSTVKSCSPKDACKLLEEQKGKTSSSQIPGVPLGAVLKEVTCSKAPPSFASFFPAFLGLLLMKLLF; encoded by the exons ATGCAGCTTCTGCTGGGACTTTTCGTCTTCTCCGTCCTCCTGACTGCAG gtAATTCCTTGTCGTGTGAACTTTGCAGCTCGCAAGGTTTAGACTGCAGTGGTTCAAAGCAAGAATGTGCTTTTGACAATCCTGTCTGCATGAAGTTGACGACTGAAATTAGTGTCG GACTCGAGAAAGTCCAAAGCACTGTGAAAAGTTGCAGTCCGAAAGATGCTTGCAAGTTACTTGAAGAGCAGAAAGGGAAGACTTCCAGTAGCCAGATACCTGGTGTTCCACTTGGAGCTGTCCTTAAAGAAGTTACCTGCAGCAAAGCCCCTCCCTCGTTCGCATCCTTCTTCCCAGCATTCCTTGGGCTCCTCCTGATGAAGCTTCTCTTCTAA